The sequence ACAGCAGACTAAGGTGCGTGGGCTCCCTCCGAGCCGGAGAGTGAGGGACCATTACACCCCCATAGTGGCAAAACCCCTGACTCCACAAAGGGGCCACAAAAATCGGGAGACAGATCAAAACTGTTAATCTTCCAAGTGAGCCCAGCCCTGTGTCGCAGAAGGGAAGAGGGCTGGACTTCAGCTGGATGAAGGGTGAAGGTGGCAAAAGTTTGTTTCACTTCCTTCTCGGGACACTTTGCTCTCTGCCCGTAGCCTCGGGGCAAAGAGCCAGCCTGGAAAAGACGCCGAGAGACCATCTGATCGACACCATTAGTGAGCTGGGCGAATCGGACTTGAAGATGTTTAAAGACAAGCTGAACAATTTCAAGCCCAAGGAAGGTTATAACCATATCAAATGGAGCCAGCTGGAAAAAGCAGAAGCTGTAGAAATCACTCGTCTGCTGGTCAGTTACTACGATGACGATTACGCGGTGGAAGTGGCCGGGAAGGTGCTGGACGCCATGGACAAGAAGAACCTGGCACACAAGCTGTCAGAGGCCGCAGGGAAGGGTAAGTGAGGGGCTCTCAAAGGGAGATTGCCCCCTCCCTAAGGGGGATCTTGTCTTGATGGGTCTCCATGTACAGGAACTGCCTGCTTGTCAGCCTGCCAAGCAGCAAATCAGCAATGCCCCTTGTTTCCTTTGCACATCCCCCAAGGGCAGAACTGTGCAGCCCCTTCTCAGGCAAGACTGCCACTGGGTATCAGGGATCCAAAGGGGTTTAGACCAGAGGTGAAACTgggccggtacggtgtaccggtaaAAAGTGACTGCCAGTATGGGCCAACTAATGGAAAAACAGGGATCGGCGTGATAGTCACAGGTTCAAAACAGGGGCActggatggggacaccgagcGGAGGATcccagacagtgcccactgctcctcagagGCATAGGGAgacagcggacgctgcccagtggaactctgccTGGAGGCGTGAGACCAGGGAGGACTGGAAATAGGCCCcagtcgcagagcaccccctcgtccagCATCCTCctgctggttttatagatggtgaccttggccaggaggaggttgacgaggtCTCGCGACTTCGTAGGGCCATGGATCGTGTGTGCGAAAATGAACAGATgagggggaaaagtgcagccagaacctcaacaagaggtcctggaggagccggaataggggctgcaacatGGCGCACAGAAGGTTGTCGTGTGCCAGGTTCTCCCTTATGCCACAGAAGGGGCAGGCCTCGGGAATGGGGGTGAACCGCACCAGGTACACGCCcatgctcacggctccgtgaaggaaCCGTGGGACGAAGGAAGAATAGagactggcccaccggggctcctccccctccacaggTGGAAGGTAGTCCCGCCATTTGGTGTCGGGttgggacacgagggtgaggaaatacagtGTGTGGagcacccccactgaatgttggtaaggggacaacagtccccttacataagGATACCGGCTCATCCAGCTGCACTGAGAAGGGTAGGAACTACAATATCATCAGGAGGGCTGTGAACAGTGGGGGGAACAATTGAAAGGGGGCACAAGCACTTGGGGGGTGCAACGGGCGCACAGGTAcgaggggctgagctgggggggcaAGGGAAGGTAGGGGAAAGGGGGGGCAGGCAAATCACAGGAGGGACCTGGAAGTGTAAGGATGGGGCGGgcaaccaaaccaaaaccccaacATTTGGGGTGggtcaggtggtggtggtggtggtgagcagATGGGCGAGGGGGAGGGCTCCACATGTCTCCCCCTCGCTACCCACAAAAGCAATAGAAGTTACCACCACTCCAGGAGCAGAGATGTTCAAAGTCACTCAGTTTGTGAACAAACCCCCTCCACAATGTCCCTCAGCAgaaatcctcctcttcctcctcctcgtcgGCAGCAGTGACTCCAACGCAGCAGCAGTCAGCCAGCCAGGCAGGAGGGACCCGTAGGTGGTGGTGGGGTCCTTGTTTCTCCCTCCAGAGGCAGAGGGGGGACAGGCCGGCAAtggccccccacacccagcagcagcagaccaGGAAGGGAGCTCTAGCCAGCAGCAGTCCTCCAGGGAAGAAGGGAGCTTCAGCCAGCAGGACAGCCACAGCAGACTAAGGTGAGTGGGCTCCCTCCGAGCCGGAGAGCGAGGGACCATTACACCCCCATAGTGGCAACAAAATTGGGAGACAGATCAATACTGTTAGTCTTCCAACTGAGCACAGCCCAGTGTTGCAGAAGGGAAGAGGGCGggaccagtagcgtagctagtggggtgcaggggaagcagtcgcttcccccgcctttccaaaagcggccGGAGGAGATTGGGGGGGTTGCGGCtggcggccggcagccatggggggacggcaggcacggccggaggagcggggggtggTGGCGCAGGCTGGCAGCCCGCAGCGCAGCCGGCCGCCATGGGGGGCGGCGGGCACGGCCGGAGAAGCGGGGGGGCACGgccagaggagcggggggcaCAGCATGCGGCCCGCAGTGCGgttggcagccgcggcaggaggagcgAGGGGAGGGTCATGGGGAtggcacggcagggccggaggagccatggacgggggaggggcagtgcgaCCGGAGGAGGAGCCAACGCGGGCGTGGCCacaggaggagccaaggggggggcgctttttttatgtttgcttcccctcctcttagaagctggctacgccactgggcgGGACTCAGGTGGATGAAGGGTGAAGGTGGCAAAAGTTTGTTTCACTTCCTTCTCGGGACACTTTGCTCCCTGTCCATAGCCTCGGGGCAAAGAGCCAGCCTGGAAAAGACGCCGAGAGACCATCTGATCGACACCATTAGTGAACTGGGCGAATCGGACTTGAAGATGTTTAAAGACAAGCTGAACAATTTCAAGCCCAAGGAAGGTTATAACCACATAAAATGGAGCCAGCTGGAAAAAGCAGAAGCTGTAGATATCACTCGTCTGCTGGTCAGCTACTACGATGACGATTACGCGGTGGAAGTGGCCGGGAAGGTGCTGGACGCCATGGACAAGAAGAACCTGGCACGCAAGCTGTCAGAGGCCGCAGGGAAGGGTAAGTGAGGGGCTCTCAAAGGGAGATTGCCCCCTCCCTAAGGGGGATCTTGTCTTGATGGGTCTCCATGTACAGGAACTGACTGCTTGTCAGCCAGTCAAGCAGAAAATCAGCAATGCCCCTGGTTTCCTTTGCACATCCCCCAAGGGCAGAACTGTGCAGCCCCTTCTCAGGCAAGACTGCCACTGGGTATCAGGGACCCAAAGGGGTTTAGACCAGAGGTGAAACTgggccggtacggtgtaccggtaaAAAGTGACTGCCAGTATGGGCCAACTAATGGAAAAACAGGGATCGGCGTGATAGTCACAGGTTCAAAACAGGGGCAccggatggggacaccgagcgGAGGATcccagacagtgcccactgctcctcagagGCATAGGGAgacagcggacgctgcccagtggaactctgccTGGAGGCGTGAGACCAGGGAGGACTGGAAATAGGCCCcagtcgcagagcaccccctcgtccagCATCCTCctgctggttttatagatggtgaccttggccaggaggaggttgacgaggtCTCGTGACTTCGTAGGGCCATGGATCGGGTGTGCGAAAATGAACAGATgagggggaaaagtgcagccagaacctcaacaagaggtcctggaggagccggaaaaggggctgcagcctggcgcacagAAGGTTGTCGTGCGCCAGGTTCTCCCTTAtgccgcagaaggggcaggccTCGGGAATGGGGGTGAACCGCACCAGGTACACGCCCATGttcacggctccgtgaaggaaCCGTGGGATGAAGGAAGAATAGagactggcccaccggggctcctccccctccacaggTGGAAGGTAGTCCCGCCATTTGGTGTCAGGgcaggacacgagggtgaggaaatacagtGGGTGGagcacccccactgaatgttggTAAGGGGACAATCGTCCCCTTACATAAGGATACGGGCTCCTCCggctgcactgggaagggtagGAAGTACAATATCATCAGGAGGGCTGTGAACAGTGTGGCGGTGGGGGGGACAATTGAAAGTGGGCACAAGTGCCTGGTGGGTGCAACGGATGCACAGGTACGAGGGGCTGAGCTGTGGGGGCAAGGGAAGGTAGGAGAAAGTGGGGCGAGGCAAATCACAGGAGGGAGCTGCAAGTGtaagggcggggcggggcaggtggtggtggggggagcagaTGGGCGAGGGGGAGGGCTCCACAATTCTCCCCCTTGCTCCCCAGAAGAGCAATAGAAGTTACCACCACTCCAGGAGCAGAGATGTTCAAAGTCACTCAGTTTGTGAACAAACCCCCTCCACAATGTCCCTCAGCAggaatcctcctcttcctcctcctcgacGGCAGCAGTGACTCCAacgcagcagcagcaagcagcaGTCAGCCAGCCAGGCAGGAGGGACCCGTAGGTGGTGGTGGGGTCCTTGTTTCTCCCTCCAGAGGCAGAGGGGGGACAGGCCGGCAAtggccccccacacccagcagcagcagaccaGGAAGGGAGCTCTAGTCAGCAGCAGTCCTCCAGGGAAGAAGGGAGCTTCAGCCAACAGGACAGCCACAGCAGACTAAGGTGGGTGGGCTCACTCCGAGCTGGAGAGCGAGGGACCATTACACCCCCATAGTGGCAAAACCCCTGACTCCTCAAATGGGCCACAAAAATCGGGAGACAGATAAAAACTGTTAATCTTCCAAGTGAGCCCAGCCCAGTGTCGCAGAAGGGAAGAGGGCTGGACTTCAGCTGGATGAAGGGTGAAGGTGGCAAAAGTTTGTTTCACTTCCTTCTCGGGACACTTTGCTCTCTGCCCGTAGCCTCGGGGCAAAGAGCCAGCCTGGAAAAGACGCCGAGAGACCGGCTGATCGACACCATTAGTGAGCTGGGCGAATCGGACTTGAAGATGTTTAAAGACAAGCTGAACAATTTCAAGCCCAAGGAAGGTTATAACCGTATCAAATGGAGCCAGCTGGAAAAAGCAGAAGCTGTAGAAATCACTCGTCTGCTGGTCAGTTACTACGATGACGATTACGCGGTGGAAGTGGCCGGGAAGGTGCTGGACGCCATGGACAAGAAGAACCTGGCACGCAAGCTGTCAGAGGCCGCAGGGAAGGGTAAGTGAGGGGCTCTCAAAGGGAGATTGCCCCCTCCCTAAGGGGGATCTTGTCTTGATGGGTCTCCATATACAGGAACTGACTGCTTGTCAGCCTGCCAAGCAGCAAATCAGCAATGCCCCTGGTTTCCTTTGCACATCCCCCAAGGGCAGAATTGTGCAGCCCCTTCTCAGGCAAGACTGCCACTGGGTATCAGGGATCCAAAGGGGTTTAGAGCAGAGGTGAAACTGGGCCAGTACAGTGTACCGGTAAAAAGTGACCACCAGTATAGGCCCATACACAGCGGACATTAAAGCCCAAGGCCGCCGAGGGAGGAGGCAAAGGGGGCAGCAATATTAAAGCACTGCCTCGGCAGCGCTTTAAGGACCCTACTGGCAGGGCCGACCCCAAGGAGGGGGGGCGTGGGCGGGCAAACAGGGAAGTTACCACAGGGCCTGGGAATTTAAAAGGGCCTAGGGCTCTTGGCCACCACCGCCTCTCCCACCATGGGTGGCAAGTactatgggcccgtggtgcccggcACCAGGAATATTTGAGGCCAGATCTCTCCCTTTGCCCCACCTTCTGCCCCCAGGTGCTCCCCCCCGACCCATTCCCTGGGCCATTTAAAgcagcccagggcctccacccACCACCAGCAGCGGAGCTGAGTGACTTCCTGCCTGCTCGCTCCACGTGACTGCTGGCCCCTCCCTGAGGCCCCTGGGCGGGGTGGGTCTGTGTCCCGCCCCAAACACCCCTGCGGCCAATAAGACACTGCAGGtgcagtgcctgggggtagcagcacacGGGAGGTCCCCAGAGGCCCCCTGGCCCACCCTGCCTCGGCGTCCCAGCTAAGTGCCGCACCCTCCCACCAcctccaagagcctgcacccccacttctttcccacacacccctccccccaactccctcccagagcctgcacccccaccccttaccACAGCCTACACCCGAACTCcatcccagatcctgcacccctccccccctctccccctcaaactccctcccaaagcctgcaccccaatcccctgccccagcccagggcctgcaccacagaactcctccccccacccaaactcccttccggAGCCTTAGGCAGGTCCAGGGGGGTAGTTTGGGGGCGGATTCTGTGCACCACCAAAATgtctacaaacctgccgccccggCTACAACGGCAGCCGCtgaagccccgggccctttaaatccctgccagagccccaggcagcaCAGGCCGGGCAGTGCTGAAGggttggctgggggaggctgagcccccagtcccaccccttctgcctgagactccaccccttccaggggcccagagccaggcccccgtaccagtaagacttttaagttactttcacccttgGTTTAGACACCTAAATTCCTGTTCTAGGTCCACAAAGGAAGTTAGGGTCTTCCACTGTATCACTGAGGCAACTCCATCCAGACAGGGCCGGGCCAGTAGTTGATGGTTCGCTTGTACCAGCCCAATACCCatctcttccttctcctttccCAGTGGGGATCACGGCTCCACGCTGGGGAATTGTGTATGGGAGAGAGACACCCATCCGAGAGACATCAAGTTGttgttggggggtgaggggatgaGAGACACAGAGGGAAAGATCTATTCATATACAGATAGGAAAAGATAGGGGTGTTggaaagggagagaaggaggaatgGGGATGGGGGATAAATAGATGGATGTGGAGTTGTCTCACACCCAGTGGGAGGAGTCCTGGATCCAAGATCTTACTTCATCAGTCCAACAGTGAACCAAACATTCTCCTTTCTATGGGGGAGTTTTTTCTGTTCCTCTTCCCCGCCATTGATTCCTCATTGGAACATTCCCCAACTCAGTTATGGGTCACCCCAAACCTTCTCCTGCCGGCTCCTAAATCCCCGTCCCTGTGGGGGAGCGGCTAGCTCGGGGTGAGCCCCTGAGAGCTgaacctccctcctccttctctcctgcAACTACAGGTGATGCCCAGCAGACACCAGCACTGACCAGCAGCACCCGGACCAGAGTCACAGGTGGGTGGACATTTGTCCAGCTGTGTGGGGGATAGGACAGTAACATGGGTTTTGGGTGATGTTCAAGTCCCCCGTCCACCCCAGTACATTATGTAATTTATGGAGCACCCTAAAATTACTCTGGGTTAACTGCACCGATGGGCTGGCTGTCCACGAGCTCCCTGCTGCCGTAGAAAGCTGAGATTGTGCTATGGGGAATTGGCCAAAgactgagtgggagggagggatcccggcagtgggggaggtgtggggagggcaggccgggatgggaggatgggggagggatccgggcagagggggagggaggtggcatGGGGagtgcaggctgggggtggggggggaatccaACAGATAGCTGGGCGATGTGGAGAGTGTCAGGCGGGATCCCAGTAGGGGCAGAGGCTGCTCCGGTCCCTTTCTGAGTGAGCTCCCTGTTGTCTCCCAGCAGGTGTAGCCGCCCCCATGCCCAGGGAACACAGGCCAGGCTCGTCCAGGGCTGGAGACTCAGGTAGGGTGACCGGACGTCCGGGTTTTCCTGCACATTGCCTATGAGCCTCCTTCCTCTGTCCGGGCAGATTTTTCAGATAACAGGAAATGTCCAGGTGTTTTGCAGAGCAGACGCTGGAGCTCAGCAATAGTCCCAATTGTTCAGCTTCCTGATTGGTCCCACCCCTGCATCTGCAGCTGATTGGTGCAACCACAGCTGCCCGATCCTGCCCACCCAGGccctggctcctggctcccagccctggggaacggGGTCCCACAGGGAGTTGCTAACTGGTGGCTGTCGCTCCATTCTGGACTTGCGCGAGCCGTCCTGCCCCCATGACAGGGAGCGACACTCCCCACCCTCCAGTGAGTACCCCGCCGTAGGTGCCCCCTCCAGTATCCCCAATTGTACCCCACTCCACCTTCCCTCctcagttcccctttttgaaaactTGAAATACGGTAACCCTTGACTCAGGTCAGCCCCGGGGCCAGACACAGGCCCTCCGACCACACTCAGCGCATTGGCCCTCCAGCTGCTGATGTCAGGGGAGCTGCTGCCACCCAGCGCAGCCTTCCACAGCCGGCAGGTGGCGGTTGTTTTGAAGGTGCTTACTCATCATGGGCTTACTCAGCTTGTCGGGCCACAGCTGGGTTAACTCTGGCCTTTGCTGTGTAGACGGCCAAATGGTTCCTACTAACCCCGTTAGCTTGTGCTCCAGCTCCCGGGGCTGCCGGGCTACCAGCATGGTTACACTACTGTCCACATACCGACTGGAACTGAGTTGGAGCAAGTTCCAGCTTACATTGCGTTTCTCTTtacaactgaaatcagaatccgGCCCTGACGCCATTGGCCTCAGCGGGGTCACTGCGGATTTACTCGGGGTCACTGAGATCAAAATCGATTTTCTGGGAGTGTCTCATAATAACAGTAATAACAACTTACATTTTATCTTATAATAATAGTTGTGCATGTAATAGATTGTGTATATGTCTATATAAACACCCAAACGAATGTGTCACCCCAACACAGCTAGCagagagaggggtgtgtatggggatagacagGTGGATAGATAGTTGTGTAGGAGGATAGAGGGAGGGAtgtgtatggagatggatggGTGTTTTTGAAAATACTGGAGTGATTtagaatcccattgatttttcaACAGAATTTTTACTCAGAAGTCTttttcatgctttaaaaaaatgacaccccatcacagatccACAGGATCGGTGCTATGGCCCCCactttggaacagtctctgggAGGACCCATTCAGTGAGCCAGGCCCCCTAGAGGTCTCACTCTTTCCCCAGGGTAAGCCACCACGTGCTTCTGTAGACTGGACCTCTGGTCGTTCAGCACCACGAGCTCCATTCAGTCAGTCCCACTGAGACGGACCCCTGCGGGAGACTTGTACAGTATTAGGGAGCaatgcaccccaccccagcacctgcagtgACACTCAGCCAGCCTTGTCAGTGTTGGGTTTACTAGTCAGCCGAGGTACAGCCTAGGAAGTCCTTGGTTAGCACAGGGAAATGAAGGTCGAAGCATAGGCCATTCTGGATagccagagcccagccaagctgtagtgaacccTCATtgttcaaaaagaacaggagtccttgtggcaccttagagactaacaaatttatttgagcataagctttcatgggctacagc is a genomic window of Malaclemys terrapin pileata isolate rMalTer1 chromosome 4, rMalTer1.hap1, whole genome shotgun sequence containing:
- the LOC128836917 gene encoding pyrin-like, with translation MKGEGGKSLFHFLLGTLCSLPVASGQRASLEKTPRDHLIDTISELGESDLKMFKDKLNNFKPKEGYNHIKWSQLEKAEAVEITRLLVSYYDDDYAVEVAGKVLDAMDKKNLAHKLSEAAGKAVTPTQQQSASQAGGTRRWWWGPCFSLQRQRGDRPAMAPHTQQQQTRKGALASSSPPGKKGASASRTATAD